From Peromyscus maniculatus bairdii isolate BWxNUB_F1_BW_parent chromosome 8, HU_Pman_BW_mat_3.1, whole genome shotgun sequence, a single genomic window includes:
- the LOC143266943 gene encoding schlafen family member 2-like: MTESWLLGIFRASSIKAQAAENLGVTEAVERISSGTRSDWKMSISADQEMDYVEVVLSVGEITLGEKNRKLMKDAQPRRREAQNMSQAVCTLLNSGGGVVKAHLKNSNYSLTRDGIGLDLENSFGDILPFPHKYLHYMQKKDYFLIFVKPWNGNIFGHYVLTLKTNFYMRSFSFSDELKMPNTVHFLKIIKNPELKSCFRQSLPGKSDSDEILATFFNKEELTYKETFGFTKSKLAEVKMSPKDKIIEILPKTVSAFANIDGGYLFIGLDGENQQIIGFEAERSDLDHLKSEIEKCIQQLSVTHFCEEQEKIKYTCKFIPVHRLGAVCSYVCALRVERFCCTVFAADPNSWHVEDNCVKRFTAEEWVKLQMDTPPGFSRRKDKWTLQSSIPPLRPRSGSADDIPGIQQQSDHLPVVSRKVTCSPEALFMEFFSEHERYEELVRTELGSLRQGTLVISKSWPLGIDLPEKQEVILDVLHISQDSLLTLHSFIRGDEELEGDSTVLTDLGAKLKNYCKQTARTLKQMLVNLGGYTGNIGFAIKITYLGHRAVSLYDSSSIISYPRNYYLTSKTARDLVKALAQDLGAAYQGKTVLISLPLKF; the protein is encoded by the exons GAAAGAATATCATCTGGGACACGGAGTGATTGGAAAATGAGCATCAGCGCAGATCAAGAAATGGACTATGTAGAAGTGGTTCTATCTGTAGGAGAAATCACACTTGGAGAGAAGAATAGGAAGTTAATGAAAGATGCTCAACCAAGAAGAAGAGAAGCCCAAAATATGTCACAGGCTGTGTGTACTCTGCTGAATTCTGGAGGGGGCGTGGTCAAGGCTCACCTTAAGAATTCCAATTACAGCTTGACCAGAGATGGAATAGGGCTGGATTTGGAAAATTCTTTTGGTGATATTCTTCCATTTCCTCATAAATACCTACACTACATGCAGAAGAAAgactactttttaatttttgtgaaacCATGGAACGGGAATATCTTTGGTCATTATGTCCTCACCttgaaaactaatttttatatGAGAAGCTTTTCATTCTCAGATGAACTGAAAATGCCTAATACAGTGCATTTCCTCAAAATCATAAAGAATCCTGAACTGAAATCATGTTTCAGACAAAGTTTGCCTGGGAAATCGGACTCTGATGAAATTCTTGCCACATTTTTTAACAAGGAAGAGTTGACTTACAAGGAGACATTCGGTTTCACTAAATCCAAACTTGCTGAAGTTAAAATGTCCCCTAAAGATAAGATTATAGAGATTCTCCCTAAAACTGTTTCTGCATTTGCAAACATTGACGGGGGATATTTGTTCATTGGCTTAGATGGGGAAAACCAGCAAATCATTGGTTTTGAAGCAGAGAGGAGCGATCTTGATCATCTAAAGAGTGAAATAGAGAAGTGCATCCAACAGCTGTCTGTCACTCACTTctgtgaggagcaggagaagatAAAGTACACATGCAAATTCATCCCAGTCCACAGACTTGGAGctgtgtgttcctatgtctgtgcACTCAGAGTGGAGAGATTCTGCTGTACTGTGTTCGCTGCAGATCCCAATTCCTGGCATGTGGAAGACAACTGTGTGAAGAGGTTTACTGCAGAGGAATGGGTCAAGCTCCAGATGGACACCCCACCAG GTTTTTCCAGGCGAAAAGATAAATGGACCCTTCAGTCAAGCATCCCACCCCTCCGTCCCCGTAGCGGGAGTGCTGATGACATTCCAGGGATTCAGCAACAGAGTGATCACCTCCCAG tggTGTCTAGAAAAGTGACATGCTCTCCAGAAGCCCTCTTCATGGAATTCTTCTCAGAACATGAAAGATATGAAGAGTTAGTTCGTACAGAGTTGGGCTCACTTCGTCAAGGAACACTGGTCATCTCTAAGAGCTGGCCTTTGGGTATTGACTTGCCAGAGAAGCAAGAAGTCATCTTGGACGTGCTTCATATTTCTCAGGACAGTCTCCTGACCCTGCACAGCTTTATCCGGGGAGATGAGGAGTTGGAAGGCGACAGCACTGTTCTGACAGATCTAGGTGCTAAGTTAAAGAACTATTGTAAACAAACTGCGCGAACTTTAAAGCAGATGCTGGTAAATCTTGGTGGTTACACTGGGAACATAGGTTTTGCGATAAAGATAACATACTTGGGTCATAGGGCAGTGTCTCTATATGATTCTAGTTCGATAATAAGTTACCCCAGAAACTATTATTTGACAAGCAAGACAGCAAGGGACCTAGTGAAGGCTCTTGCTCAAGACTTAGGGGCAGCGTACCAAGGTAAAACTGTACTGATCAGTTTACCACTGAAATTTTAA